The following are encoded in a window of Kitasatospora sp. NBC_01250 genomic DNA:
- a CDS encoding ABC transporter family substrate-binding protein has translation MKSIRVLAAAALLGALAGCSGAQGPATPSQSASDLTSADRGSVREGGTLRWAVDAVPASLDVYQPDATPDTALIAHALLPSLFRLDDRARPVADPDYLAGADAVGRTVTYRLNPKAVWSDGTPVTAADFSAQWAAQRGVHPGYAAIESVAPGADPHQVTVVFKHPYAEWQGLFSPLYPAAGMPRSAGPLTLQSLDAKGGRAVLVRNARWWGDPPKVDELDFLATTDRLDALGQGKVDVAALEGTVDHPPGAGSTDALDSSVQALRRAQTLPNITLHRAAAPAYTQLTFNGSRGPLADAAVRRAVAACVDRKKLVQAALTPLGLPAAPLGNHLLMTGQSGYQDDSAYLGATAKQLHLELNLLYPDGSATARRTADALVAQLAPQGVTVHPKAAAPDSFVHDQLAAGDWDLALFSWPATAFPATDERPLYAKPQPGPDGKPVAGLNYGGAGTDEIDRLFDRAAAEPDQARRTALLQQADAAIWELGHSVPLYQRPDLVAVRAGVAGAGAYGFGWPRYQDLGFRR, from the coding sequence ATGAAGAGCATCAGGGTGCTCGCCGCCGCCGCACTGCTCGGCGCACTGGCGGGCTGCTCCGGCGCGCAGGGTCCGGCCACGCCCTCCCAGTCCGCCTCCGACCTCACCTCCGCCGACCGCGGCTCGGTCCGCGAGGGCGGCACGCTGCGCTGGGCGGTGGACGCGGTGCCCGCCTCACTGGACGTCTACCAGCCCGACGCCACCCCCGACACCGCGCTGATCGCCCACGCCCTGCTGCCCAGCCTCTTCCGGCTGGACGACCGCGCCCGCCCGGTGGCCGATCCGGACTACCTGGCCGGCGCCGACGCGGTGGGCCGCACGGTCACCTACCGGCTCAACCCGAAGGCCGTGTGGAGCGACGGCACGCCGGTGACAGCGGCCGACTTCAGCGCCCAGTGGGCGGCGCAGCGGGGCGTCCACCCCGGCTACGCGGCGATCGAGTCGGTCGCGCCCGGCGCCGACCCGCACCAGGTCACGGTGGTCTTCAAGCACCCGTACGCCGAGTGGCAGGGCCTGTTCAGCCCGCTCTACCCGGCCGCCGGCATGCCCCGCAGCGCCGGCCCGCTCACCCTGCAGTCGCTGGACGCCAAGGGCGGACGGGCGGTCCTGGTGCGCAACGCCCGTTGGTGGGGCGACCCGCCCAAGGTCGACGAGCTCGACTTCCTGGCCACCACGGACCGGCTGGACGCGCTCGGCCAGGGCAAGGTCGACGTGGCCGCACTGGAGGGCACCGTCGACCACCCGCCGGGTGCCGGCTCCACCGATGCGCTGGACTCCTCCGTCCAGGCGCTGCGGCGGGCCCAGACGCTGCCCAACATCACCCTGCACCGCGCGGCGGCTCCCGCCTACACCCAGCTCACCTTCAACGGTTCCCGCGGCCCGCTGGCCGACGCCGCCGTGCGCCGTGCGGTGGCCGCCTGCGTGGACCGCAAGAAGCTCGTCCAGGCCGCGCTCACCCCGCTCGGCCTGCCCGCGGCCCCGCTCGGCAACCACCTGCTCATGACCGGCCAGAGCGGCTACCAGGACGACAGTGCCTACCTGGGCGCCACCGCCAAGCAGCTGCACCTGGAGCTGAACCTGCTCTACCCGGACGGCTCGGCCACCGCCCGCCGCACCGCCGACGCCCTGGTGGCGCAGCTGGCCCCGCAGGGCGTCACCGTGCATCCGAAGGCCGCCGCCCCCGACAGCTTCGTCCACGACCAGCTGGCCGCCGGCGACTGGGACCTCGCGCTCTTCTCCTGGCCCGCGACCGCCTTCCCCGCCACCGACGAGCGTCCGCTCTACGCCAAGCCGCAGCCGGGCCCGGACGGCAAGCCGGTGGCGGGTCTGAACTACGGCGGCGCCGGGACGGACGAGATCGACCGGCTCTTCGACCGGGCCGCCGCCGAGCCGGACCAGGCCAGGAGGACCGCGCTGCTCCAGCAGGCCGATGCCGCGATCTGGGAGCTGGGCCACTCGGTGCCGCTCTACCAGCGCCCTGATCTGGTGGCGGTGCGCGCCGGGGTGGCGGGTGCGGGCGCCTACGGATTCGGCTGGCCGCGCTACCAGGACCTGGGCTTCCGGCGCTGA
- the typA gene encoding translational GTPase TypA translates to MPTRNDIRNVAIVAHVDHGKTTLVDAMLKQAGAFAAHQHLDDRMMDSNDLEREKGITILAKNTAVKYHPKEGGAPITINIIDTPGHADFGGEVERGLSMVDAVVLLVDASEGPLPQTRFVLRKALTAKLPVILCINKTDRPDSRIDEVINETYDLFLDLDATEEQIEFPIVYACARDGVASLTKPENGTVPADSDSLEPFFSTILEHVPAPEFDADAPLQAHVTNLDADNFLGRIALCRVEQGELRKGQQVAWMKRDGSIQQVKITELLMTEALTRKPAEVAGPGDICAVAGIPDIMIGETLADLENPIALPLITVDEPAISMVIGTNTSPLVGKGGKGHKVTARMVKDRLDRELIGNVSLRVLPTERPDAWEVQGRGELALAILVETMRRELFELTVGKPQVVTKLVNGKVHEPVERMTIDSPEEYLGAITQLMAVRKGRMETMTNHGSGWVRMEFIVPSRGLIGFRTQFLTDTRGTGIAHSIFEGHEPWFGELRMRNNGSLVADRAGVVTPFAMMGIQERGTLFVEPTTEVYEGMIVGENSRQDDMDINITKEKKLTNMRAASSDTTENLVPPRKLSLEQSLEFCREDECIEVTPETVRIRKVVLDQKERGRSASRAKKN, encoded by the coding sequence ATGCCCACGCGCAATGACATCCGCAACGTCGCCATCGTCGCCCACGTCGACCACGGGAAGACGACCCTGGTCGACGCGATGCTCAAGCAGGCCGGCGCTTTCGCGGCTCACCAGCACCTCGACGACCGCATGATGGACTCGAACGACCTGGAGCGCGAGAAGGGCATCACCATTCTCGCGAAGAACACCGCGGTCAAGTACCACCCCAAGGAGGGTGGCGCGCCGATCACCATCAACATCATCGACACCCCTGGCCACGCCGACTTCGGTGGCGAGGTCGAGCGCGGTCTGTCGATGGTGGACGCGGTCGTGCTGCTGGTCGACGCCTCCGAGGGCCCGCTGCCGCAGACCCGCTTCGTGCTCCGCAAGGCGCTCACCGCCAAGCTCCCGGTCATCCTCTGCATCAACAAGACGGACCGCCCGGACTCCCGGATCGACGAGGTCATCAACGAGACCTACGACCTCTTCCTGGACCTGGACGCCACCGAGGAGCAGATCGAGTTCCCGATCGTCTACGCCTGTGCGCGTGACGGCGTCGCCTCGCTGACCAAGCCGGAGAACGGCACCGTCCCGGCCGACAGCGACTCGCTGGAGCCCTTCTTCTCCACCATCCTGGAGCACGTCCCGGCCCCGGAGTTCGACGCCGACGCCCCGCTGCAGGCGCACGTCACCAACCTGGACGCCGACAACTTCCTCGGCCGCATCGCGCTCTGCCGCGTCGAGCAGGGTGAGCTGCGCAAGGGCCAGCAGGTCGCGTGGATGAAGCGGGACGGCTCGATCCAGCAGGTGAAGATCACCGAGCTGCTGATGACCGAGGCGCTCACCCGCAAGCCGGCCGAGGTGGCCGGCCCCGGCGACATCTGCGCCGTCGCGGGCATCCCCGACATCATGATCGGCGAGACCCTGGCCGACCTGGAGAACCCGATCGCGCTGCCGCTGATCACGGTGGACGAGCCGGCCATCTCCATGGTCATCGGTACCAACACCTCGCCGCTGGTCGGCAAGGGCGGCAAGGGCCACAAGGTCACCGCCCGCATGGTGAAGGACCGCCTGGACCGCGAGCTCATCGGTAACGTCTCGCTCCGCGTGCTGCCGACCGAGCGTCCGGACGCCTGGGAGGTCCAGGGCCGTGGCGAGCTGGCGCTGGCCATCCTGGTCGAGACCATGCGCCGGGAGCTCTTCGAGCTGACCGTCGGCAAGCCGCAGGTCGTCACCAAGCTCGTCAACGGCAAGGTGCACGAGCCGGTCGAGCGGATGACCATCGACAGCCCCGAGGAGTACCTCGGCGCGATCACCCAGCTGATGGCCGTCCGCAAGGGCCGCATGGAGACCATGACGAACCACGGCTCCGGCTGGGTGCGCATGGAGTTCATCGTCCCGTCGCGCGGCCTGATCGGGTTCCGCACCCAGTTCCTCACGGACACCCGCGGCACCGGCATCGCGCACAGCATCTTCGAGGGCCACGAGCCGTGGTTCGGCGAGCTGCGGATGCGCAACAACGGTTCGCTGGTGGCCGACCGCGCGGGCGTCGTGACGCCGTTCGCGATGATGGGCATCCAGGAGCGCGGCACGCTCTTCGTCGAGCCCACCACCGAGGTGTACGAGGGCATGATCGTCGGCGAGAACTCGCGCCAGGACGACATGGACATCAACATCACCAAGGAGAAGAAGCTCACCAACATGCGTGCCGCTTCCTCCGACACCACCGAGAACCTGGTGCCGCCGCGCAAGCTGTCGCTCGAGCAGTCGCTCGAGTTCTGCCGCGAGGACGAGTGCATCGAGGTGACCCCGGAGACCGTGCGCATCCGCAAGGTCGTGCTGGACCAGAAGGAGCGCGGCCGCAGCGCCTCGCGCGCCAAGAAGAACTGA
- a CDS encoding peptide ABC transporter substrate-binding protein, whose product MPAATRVRWAVIAVTSVALAATGCSSSNSSSSGGGSGGGVVKAWWGDPQNPLEPANTNEVNGGAVMNMIFAGLVQYDPKTSAASNANADSITSSDQQNWTVTLKPGWKFSDGTPVTAKSYVDAWNYGALSTNKQVNASFFQYIQGYNDVAPASGSPTAQTMSGLKVVNDNTFTVALTQKFTTWPQTLGYNAYYPLPASFFSNHAGYLNKPIGDGPYMIQSYTRSQQMQLVPNPDYSGTNKPKNGGINLVVYTDPNAAYSDLQSGALDVDNTLSNTAIKQLAGGPSTARFLNTPAGIIQTISFPLYQPQWNTDGAKLVRQGISMAIDRPTIVKNIFTNTRTTASDWTSPVLGATGGFKDGLCGDLCTYNPTKAKQLIEQGGGIPGGQLTISYNADGPHKDWVDATCNSINTVMGNNNACVGNPIGTFADFRNQVTSQKMTGPFRTGWQMDYPLIQDFIQPVYTTGGSSNDSHYSNPQFDAQVNTANAASDAATSVSDFQTAEKMLVTDVPAIPLWYQNGTVAWSSHVSNVMLDPFSVPVYTEITVS is encoded by the coding sequence ATGCCTGCAGCCACCCGAGTGCGCTGGGCCGTGATCGCTGTGACATCGGTGGCGCTGGCGGCCACCGGCTGCAGCAGTAGCAACAGCAGCAGCAGTGGCGGCGGCTCGGGCGGTGGCGTCGTCAAGGCATGGTGGGGCGACCCGCAGAACCCGCTGGAGCCGGCCAACACCAACGAGGTGAACGGCGGCGCGGTGATGAACATGATCTTCGCCGGACTGGTCCAGTACGACCCCAAGACGAGTGCGGCCAGCAACGCCAACGCCGACTCGATCACCTCCTCCGACCAGCAGAACTGGACGGTGACGCTCAAGCCGGGCTGGAAGTTCAGCGACGGCACCCCGGTGACCGCCAAGTCGTACGTGGACGCCTGGAACTACGGCGCGCTCTCCACCAACAAGCAGGTCAACGCGAGCTTCTTCCAGTACATCCAGGGCTACAACGACGTCGCGCCGGCCAGCGGTTCGCCGACCGCGCAGACGATGTCGGGCCTCAAGGTGGTCAACGACAACACCTTCACGGTGGCGCTCACCCAGAAGTTCACCACCTGGCCGCAGACCCTGGGCTACAACGCCTACTACCCGCTGCCCGCCAGCTTCTTCAGCAACCACGCCGGGTACCTGAACAAGCCGATCGGCGACGGGCCGTACATGATCCAGTCGTACACCCGCAGCCAGCAGATGCAGCTGGTGCCGAACCCGGACTACAGCGGCACCAACAAGCCGAAGAACGGCGGCATCAACCTCGTCGTCTACACCGACCCGAACGCCGCCTACTCCGATCTCCAGTCCGGTGCCCTGGACGTCGACAACACGCTCTCCAACACGGCGATCAAGCAGCTCGCGGGCGGGCCGAGTACGGCGCGCTTCCTGAACACGCCGGCCGGCATCATCCAGACCATCTCGTTCCCGCTGTACCAGCCGCAGTGGAACACCGATGGCGCGAAGCTGGTCCGCCAAGGCATCTCGATGGCGATCGACCGGCCCACGATCGTCAAGAACATCTTCACCAACACCCGGACGACGGCCAGCGACTGGACCTCCCCGGTTCTCGGCGCCACCGGCGGATTCAAGGACGGGCTCTGCGGTGACCTCTGCACCTACAACCCGACCAAGGCCAAGCAGCTGATCGAGCAGGGCGGCGGCATCCCCGGCGGCCAGCTGACCATCAGCTACAACGCCGACGGCCCGCACAAGGACTGGGTCGACGCCACCTGCAACAGCATCAACACGGTGATGGGCAACAACAACGCCTGTGTCGGCAACCCGATCGGCACCTTCGCGGACTTCCGCAACCAGGTCACCAGCCAGAAGATGACCGGCCCCTTCCGGACCGGCTGGCAGATGGACTACCCGCTGATCCAGGACTTCATCCAGCCGGTCTACACCACCGGCGGCTCGTCCAACGACTCGCACTACAGCAACCCGCAGTTCGACGCGCAGGTCAACACGGCGAACGCGGCGTCCGACGCGGCCACCTCGGTCTCCGACTTCCAGACCGCCGAGAAGATGCTCGTCACCGACGTGCCCGCGATCCCGCTCTGGTACCAGAACGGCACGGTCGCCTGGTCCAGCCACGTCAGCAACGTGATGCTCGACCCGTTCAGCGTCCCGGTCTACACCGAGATCACTGTCAGCTAG
- a CDS encoding ABC transporter permease translates to MGRYVLRRLLQMIPVFIGTTFLIFVMVHALGDPVNALFGDRAPDPAVAAQIRAQYNLNDPLWLQYVKYMGKLFQWDFGTTFSGQTVTSQLAAAYPVTLKLTAVAFVIEVVFGIGLGLLSGLRRGRIADNSVLVLTLVVISIPTFVTGYVLQYLVGVKWGILPATVGFDVTFESLILPGIVLASVSLAYVARLTRTTVAENSKADYVRTAVAKGLPRRRVVINHLLRNSLIPVVTFLGTDLGALMGGALVTERIFNIHGVGYTLYQGIVRQSTNTVVGFVTILVIVFLLANLLVDLLYAVLDPRIRYA, encoded by the coding sequence ATGGGACGCTACGTCCTGAGGCGCCTGCTCCAGATGATCCCGGTGTTCATCGGGACCACCTTCCTGATCTTCGTCATGGTGCACGCGCTCGGTGACCCGGTGAACGCCCTCTTCGGCGACCGGGCCCCGGATCCGGCCGTGGCGGCGCAGATCCGGGCCCAGTACAACCTGAACGACCCGCTGTGGCTCCAGTACGTCAAGTACATGGGCAAGCTCTTCCAGTGGGACTTCGGCACCACCTTCAGCGGCCAGACGGTGACCTCGCAGCTGGCGGCCGCCTACCCGGTCACCCTCAAGCTCACGGCGGTGGCCTTCGTCATCGAGGTGGTCTTCGGCATCGGCCTGGGCCTGCTGAGCGGACTGCGGCGGGGGCGGATCGCGGACAACTCGGTGCTGGTCCTCACCCTGGTGGTCATCTCCATCCCGACCTTCGTCACCGGCTACGTGCTGCAGTACCTGGTCGGCGTGAAGTGGGGGATCCTGCCGGCCACGGTCGGCTTCGACGTGACCTTCGAGTCGCTGATCCTGCCGGGCATCGTGCTGGCCTCGGTCTCGCTCGCCTACGTCGCCCGGCTGACCCGCACCACCGTCGCGGAGAACAGCAAGGCGGACTACGTGCGCACCGCGGTGGCCAAGGGGCTGCCCAGACGCCGGGTGGTGATCAACCACCTGCTGCGCAACTCGCTGATCCCGGTGGTCACCTTCCTGGGGACCGACCTGGGAGCGCTGATGGGTGGCGCGCTCGTGACGGAACGCATCTTCAACATCCACGGCGTCGGCTACACCCTCTACCAGGGGATCGTGCGGCAGAGCACCAACACCGTGGTCGGCTTCGTGACCATCCTGGTCATCGTCTTCCTGCTGGCCAACCTGCTCGTCGACCTGCTCTACGCGGTCCTGGACCCAAGGATCCGGTATGCCTGA
- a CDS encoding ABC transporter permease — MPDQEKYNQSDPMAGAGDEDEEMQSAVESRTLDLGTMEAETLIKAERLTDHPETAAAEERVEPRSLWQDAWRDLRRNPIFIISGLLILFLVIVAIWPSLLTSTNPLSCDLTKSQQGPTSGHPFGYDTQGCDVYARTVYGARASITVGVCATAGSAIVGTLLGGLAGFFGGWSDSVISRVADIFFGIPILLGGLVFLSVISTRSVWIVVAFIVVLGWPQLARIARGAVITAKQQDYVTAARALGAGSGRLMIRHILPNAVAPIIVVATIALGTYIALEATLSYLGVGLKPPTVSWGIDISAASDTFSIAPHMLLFPAGALSITVLAFIMLGDAVRDALDPKLR, encoded by the coding sequence ATGCCTGACCAGGAGAAGTACAACCAATCGGACCCGATGGCGGGGGCCGGCGACGAAGACGAGGAGATGCAGAGCGCGGTCGAGAGCCGGACCCTCGATCTCGGCACCATGGAGGCCGAGACCCTGATCAAGGCCGAGCGGCTGACCGACCACCCGGAGACCGCGGCGGCGGAGGAGCGGGTGGAGCCGCGCAGCCTGTGGCAGGACGCCTGGCGGGACCTGCGGCGCAACCCGATCTTCATCATCTCCGGCCTGCTGATCCTCTTCCTGGTCATCGTGGCGATCTGGCCCAGCCTGCTCACCTCGACCAACCCGCTCAGCTGCGACCTGACCAAGTCGCAGCAGGGCCCCACCTCCGGCCACCCGTTCGGCTACGACACCCAGGGCTGCGACGTCTACGCCCGCACCGTCTACGGCGCACGCGCCTCGATCACCGTCGGCGTCTGCGCCACCGCCGGCTCGGCGATCGTCGGGACCCTGCTGGGCGGGCTGGCCGGCTTCTTCGGCGGCTGGTCGGACTCGGTGATCTCCCGGGTCGCCGACATCTTCTTCGGTATCCCGATCCTGCTGGGCGGTCTGGTCTTCCTCTCGGTGATCTCCACCCGGTCGGTCTGGATCGTGGTGGCGTTCATCGTGGTCCTCGGCTGGCCGCAGCTGGCCCGGATCGCCCGCGGCGCGGTGATCACGGCCAAGCAGCAGGACTACGTCACGGCGGCCCGCGCGCTGGGCGCCGGCAGCGGGCGGCTGATGATCCGGCACATCCTGCCGAACGCGGTGGCCCCGATCATCGTGGTGGCCACCATCGCGCTGGGCACCTACATCGCACTGGAGGCCACGCTGAGCTACCTCGGCGTCGGCCTCAAGCCGCCCACGGTCTCCTGGGGCATCGACATCTCGGCCGCGTCGGACACCTTCAGCATCGCGCCGCACATGCTGCTCTTCCCGGCCGGCGCGCTGAGCATCACGGTGCTCGCGTTCATCATGCTCGGCGACGCGGTCCGCGACGCCCTCGACCCCAAGCTGCGCTGA
- a CDS encoding ABC transporter ATP-binding protein, whose protein sequence is MSSSISAQPRESTADTEESPLLEVRDLHVEFRTRDGVATAVNGVNYSVRAGETLAVLGESGSGKSVTAQAVMGILDSPPGFVTGGQIVFKGRDLLTLGTEERRKIRGSQMAMIFQDALSSLNPVHTVGAQLGEMYRVHQGASRKEAKAKAIELMDRVRIPAAAERVGNYPHQFSGGMRQRIMIAMALALEPDLIIADEPTTALDVTVQAQVMDLLAELQAEYHMGLILITHDLGVVADVADKIAVMYAGRIVETAPVHELYAKPAHPYTRGLLDSIPRLDQKGQELYAIKGLPPNLLRIPPGCAFNPRCPRAKEICRTTVPPLFEVTDANGAPLPGRASACHFWKETLDD, encoded by the coding sequence ATGAGTAGCAGCATCAGCGCCCAGCCGCGCGAGAGCACCGCGGACACCGAGGAGTCCCCGCTGCTGGAGGTCCGCGACCTGCACGTGGAGTTCCGTACCCGGGACGGGGTGGCGACGGCCGTCAACGGGGTGAACTACTCGGTGCGGGCCGGCGAGACGCTGGCCGTCCTGGGCGAGTCGGGCTCCGGCAAGTCGGTCACCGCGCAGGCCGTGATGGGCATCCTGGACAGCCCGCCGGGCTTCGTGACCGGCGGTCAGATCGTCTTCAAGGGCCGCGACCTGCTCACCCTGGGCACCGAGGAGCGGCGCAAGATCCGCGGCTCGCAGATGGCGATGATCTTCCAGGACGCGCTCTCCTCGCTCAACCCCGTGCACACGGTGGGCGCGCAGCTGGGCGAGATGTACCGGGTGCACCAAGGGGCGTCGCGCAAGGAGGCCAAGGCCAAGGCCATCGAGCTGATGGACCGGGTGCGCATCCCGGCCGCCGCGGAGCGGGTCGGCAACTACCCGCACCAGTTCTCCGGAGGCATGCGCCAGCGCATCATGATCGCGATGGCGCTGGCCCTGGAGCCCGACCTGATCATCGCCGACGAACCGACCACCGCGCTGGACGTCACCGTCCAGGCCCAGGTGATGGACCTGCTGGCGGAGCTGCAGGCCGAGTACCACATGGGCCTGATCCTGATCACCCACGACCTCGGAGTGGTCGCGGACGTGGCTGACAAGATCGCGGTGATGTACGCCGGGCGGATCGTCGAGACCGCGCCGGTGCACGAGCTCTACGCCAAGCCGGCCCACCCCTACACCCGGGGCCTGCTGGACTCCATCCCGCGGCTCGACCAGAAGGGCCAAGAGCTCTACGCGATCAAGGGGCTGCCGCCCAACCTGCTGCGGATCCCGCCCGGCTGCGCCTTCAACCCGCGCTGCCCCAGGGCCAAGGAGATCTGCCGGACCACCGTGCCGCCGCTCTTCGAGGTGACGGACGCGAACGGCGCGCCGCTGCCGGGGCGGGCCAGCGCCTGCCACTTCTGGAAGGAGACCCTCGATGACTGA
- a CDS encoding ABC transporter ATP-binding protein, giving the protein MTDGATALNAPVPQDAAFGRPVSEGEPILAIRDLVKHFPLTQGVVVKKQIGAVKAVDGVSFDLRKGETLGIVGESGCGKSTLAKVLMNLEPATSGSVRYKGEEISRLSGNALKVVRRNIQMVFQDPYTSLNPRMTVGDIIGEPYEIHPEVAPKGERRKAVQDLLDVVGLNPEYINRYPHQFSGGQRQRIGIARGLALKPEVIICDEPVSALDVSVQAQVINLLEKLQDEFELSYIFIAHDLSIVRHISDRVGVMYLGKMVEIGSDLEIYDHATHPYTQALLSAVPVPDPSAREGRDRIVLTGDVPSPADPPSGCRFRTRCWKAQERCASEEPLLARPSWLTGPAAHESACHFAAEREIRQSAAEREIGQSAAERENGQNGHGAPEGENPAQ; this is encoded by the coding sequence ATGACTGACGGCGCCACCGCGCTCAACGCGCCCGTGCCGCAGGACGCGGCCTTCGGCCGGCCGGTCTCCGAGGGCGAACCGATCCTGGCGATCCGCGACCTGGTCAAGCACTTCCCGCTGACCCAGGGCGTCGTGGTGAAGAAGCAGATCGGGGCGGTCAAGGCGGTGGACGGGGTCTCCTTCGACCTGCGCAAGGGGGAGACGCTGGGCATCGTCGGCGAGTCCGGCTGCGGCAAGTCGACGCTGGCGAAGGTCCTGATGAACCTGGAGCCGGCCACCTCGGGCTCGGTGCGCTACAAGGGCGAGGAGATCTCCCGGCTCTCCGGCAACGCGCTCAAGGTGGTGCGGCGCAACATCCAGATGGTCTTCCAGGACCCGTACACCTCGCTCAACCCCCGGATGACGGTCGGCGACATCATCGGCGAGCCGTACGAGATCCACCCCGAGGTGGCGCCCAAGGGCGAGCGGCGCAAGGCCGTCCAGGACCTGCTGGACGTGGTCGGGCTCAACCCGGAGTACATCAACCGCTATCCGCACCAGTTCTCCGGCGGCCAGCGGCAGCGGATCGGCATCGCCCGCGGGCTGGCGCTCAAGCCCGAGGTGATCATCTGCGACGAGCCGGTCTCCGCGCTGGACGTCTCGGTCCAGGCCCAGGTCATCAACCTGCTGGAGAAGCTGCAGGACGAGTTCGAGCTGTCGTACATCTTCATCGCGCACGACCTGTCGATCGTGCGGCACATCTCGGACCGGGTGGGCGTGATGTACCTGGGCAAGATGGTGGAGATCGGCTCCGACCTGGAGATCTACGACCACGCCACGCACCCGTACACCCAGGCGCTGCTCTCCGCGGTGCCGGTGCCCGACCCCAGCGCGCGGGAGGGGCGCGACCGCATCGTGCTGACCGGCGACGTGCCCTCGCCCGCCGACCCGCCCTCGGGCTGCCGCTTCCGCACCCGCTGCTGGAAGGCCCAGGAGCGGTGCGCGAGCGAGGAGCCGCTGCTGGCCCGGCCGTCCTGGCTGACGGGGCCGGCGGCGCACGAGTCGGCGTGTCACTTCGCGGCGGAGCGCGAGATCAGGCAGAGCGCGGCGGAGCGCGAGATCGGGCAGAGCGCGGCGGAGCGCGAGAACGGGCAGAACGGGCACGGCGCGCCGGAGGGCGAGAACCCCGCGCAGTGA
- a CDS encoding ABC transporter ATP-binding protein, with translation MSAEQTLSKSAGKAAASGTPLLEVEGLTKHFPVMGGFPFKRQVGAVQAVDNVSFTVAAGESLGLVGESGCGKSTTGRLVTRLYEPTSGSIKYNGQEIAHASRKELAPIRSEIQMIFQDPYSSLNPRHTVGTIITSPMEINGINPPGGRAARAKELLEIVGLNPEHYNRFPHEFSGGQRQRIGVARALSLNPKLIIADEPVSALDVSIQAQVVNLLQGLQRDLGIAFVFIAHDLSIVRHFSQRVTVMYLGKVVEIADRDSLYNKPRHPYTHALLSAAPDADPDNEAADRIRLTGDVPSPLNPPSGCRFRTRCWKAQEKCATEEPPLVQLSGSAEGHLTACHFPEDGSTTDAVRISKSDTKAAATPAAKAEPAKD, from the coding sequence ATGAGCGCAGAGCAGACTCTGAGCAAGTCGGCCGGCAAGGCCGCCGCCTCCGGCACCCCGCTGCTGGAGGTCGAGGGCCTCACCAAGCACTTCCCGGTGATGGGCGGCTTCCCGTTCAAGCGCCAGGTCGGCGCGGTGCAGGCGGTCGACAACGTCAGCTTCACCGTGGCCGCGGGCGAGAGCCTGGGCCTGGTCGGCGAGTCCGGCTGTGGCAAGTCGACCACCGGCCGCCTGGTCACCCGCCTGTACGAGCCCACCAGCGGCTCGATCAAGTACAACGGCCAGGAGATCGCGCACGCCTCCCGCAAGGAGCTGGCGCCGATCCGGTCCGAGATCCAGATGATCTTCCAGGACCCGTACTCCTCGCTGAACCCGCGGCACACCGTCGGCACGATCATCACCAGCCCGATGGAGATCAACGGGATCAACCCGCCCGGTGGCCGCGCCGCCCGGGCCAAGGAGCTCCTGGAGATCGTCGGTCTCAACCCGGAGCACTACAACCGCTTCCCGCACGAGTTCTCCGGCGGCCAGCGCCAGCGCATCGGTGTCGCGCGCGCTCTCTCGCTCAACCCGAAGCTGATCATCGCGGACGAGCCGGTCTCCGCGCTGGACGTGTCGATCCAGGCCCAGGTGGTCAACCTGCTCCAGGGTCTGCAGCGCGACCTGGGCATCGCCTTCGTCTTCATCGCGCACGACCTGTCGATCGTGCGGCACTTCTCGCAGCGCGTCACGGTGATGTACCTGGGCAAGGTGGTCGAGATCGCCGACCGCGACTCGCTCTACAACAAGCCGCGTCACCCGTACACCCACGCGCTGCTGTCGGCCGCGCCGGACGCCGACCCGGACAACGAGGCCGCCGACCGGATCCGCCTCACCGGTGACGTCCCCTCGCCGCTCAACCCGCCGTCGGGCTGCCGCTTCCGCACCCGCTGCTGGAAGGCGCAGGAGAAGTGCGCGACCGAGGAGCCGCCGCTGGTGCAGCTCAGCGGCAGCGCCGAGGGCCACCTGACGGCCTGCCACTTCCCCGAGGACGGCAGCACCACCGATGCCGTGCGCATCTCCAAGAGCGACACCAAGGCGGCTGCCACGCCGGCCGCCAAGGCCGAGCCGGCCAAGGACTGA